The Parabacteroides sp. FAFU027 genome includes a window with the following:
- the recN gene encoding DNA repair protein RecN, whose amino-acid sequence MLKSLFVQNYALIDRLEIDFHEGFSVITGETGAGKSIILGALSLILGQRADSKSIKQGENKCVIEGYFDISAYSLQSYFEENDIEYDANTTILRRELMASGKSRAFINDTPASLNQLKELGARLIDIHSQHQNLLLSDNSFQLRVLDMMAGNQPLLERYGVEFQLYRKYKSELKRLTEQSLKEKEEEDYLRFQFNQLDEAKLVEGEQDELEKEQEMLIHAEEIKGNLYKICQLLSSDDGGVVQLLREAMQVAGATSKVYADGEELAQRLESNYIDLKDLATESESMAEDIEFNPERLAFIDERLSLIYQLEQKHRVKTVEELLSIRLELDNRLSVIENSDEELIKLTDLVETQLAVVTGLAAELTEKRKAHAPQLAKELMLKVSPLGMPHAKIEMAFDTKKQLDDNGAEGVDFLFSANKNGHLQPVAQIASGGEVSRLMLCLKALIADAKALPIIVFDEIDTGVSGEIADKMGVIMWEMSQVMQVISITHLPQIASKGKHHYKVYKEDNEHSTATRLRKLDTNDRTAEVARMLSGAELTQAALENAQELINQWKKAK is encoded by the coding sequence ATGTTGAAATCACTTTTTGTTCAGAACTACGCACTAATAGACCGTCTGGAGATTGATTTCCACGAAGGCTTTTCCGTCATTACGGGAGAGACTGGAGCCGGAAAATCCATCATTCTGGGCGCCCTTTCCCTTATCCTCGGACAACGAGCCGACAGCAAATCCATCAAACAAGGTGAAAACAAATGTGTCATAGAAGGTTACTTTGATATCTCCGCTTATTCACTGCAAAGCTATTTTGAGGAAAATGATATCGAGTACGATGCCAATACGACCATTCTACGTCGCGAGTTAATGGCCTCCGGGAAATCCCGTGCATTTATCAATGACACTCCGGCTTCACTGAACCAGCTTAAGGAGCTTGGCGCACGGCTTATCGATATCCATTCTCAACACCAGAATCTGTTGCTTTCGGATAATTCGTTTCAGCTTAGGGTGTTGGATATGATGGCGGGTAACCAGCCTTTACTGGAAAGATATGGCGTTGAATTTCAGCTTTACAGGAAATATAAATCGGAGCTCAAACGCCTGACCGAGCAATCACTGAAAGAGAAAGAGGAAGAGGATTATCTCCGCTTCCAGTTTAACCAACTGGATGAAGCCAAACTGGTGGAAGGTGAACAGGATGAGCTGGAGAAAGAGCAGGAGATGCTCATTCATGCCGAAGAGATTAAAGGAAATCTATATAAAATCTGCCAACTGCTGAGCAGTGATGACGGTGGAGTCGTTCAACTCCTCCGCGAAGCGATGCAGGTAGCCGGAGCGACGTCGAAGGTGTATGCCGATGGTGAAGAATTGGCTCAACGTCTGGAATCGAATTATATCGACCTGAAAGATCTGGCTACTGAGTCGGAATCCATGGCCGAAGATATCGAGTTTAATCCTGAACGATTGGCCTTTATCGATGAACGATTGAGCCTGATTTATCAATTGGAACAAAAGCACCGGGTGAAAACCGTGGAGGAACTGTTGTCCATCCGGCTGGAGCTGGATAACCGCCTATCCGTCATTGAAAACTCCGACGAAGAGTTGATCAAACTGACGGATTTGGTTGAAACACAGCTCGCTGTAGTCACCGGACTGGCGGCAGAGCTGACCGAAAAACGCAAAGCGCATGCCCCCCAATTGGCCAAAGAGTTGATGCTGAAAGTATCGCCGTTGGGGATGCCACATGCCAAAATAGAAATGGCTTTCGATACGAAGAAGCAACTCGACGATAACGGAGCGGAAGGAGTGGATTTCCTCTTCTCGGCCAACAAAAACGGACATCTGCAACCGGTAGCCCAGATTGCTTCGGGCGGTGAGGTTTCCCGTCTGATGCTTTGCCTGAAAGCGTTGATTGCTGATGCCAAAGCCTTGCCTATCATTGTATTTGACGAAATTGATACCGGGGTTTCGGGCGAGATTGCCGATAAGATGGGAGTGATCATGTGGGAGATGTCGCAGGTGATGCAGGTCATCAGCATCACACACCTGCCACAGATTGCCTCGAAGGGAAAACACCACTACAAGGTGTATAAAGAAGATAACGAACACTCGACGGCTACCCGTCTGAGAAAACTGGATACAAACGACAGAACAGCAGAAGTAGCGCGGATGCTGAGCGGGGCGGAACTGACTCAGGCTGCCCTCGAAAATGCGCAAGAACTGATTAATCAATGGAAAAAAGCGAAATGA
- a CDS encoding DUF4835 family protein — MKRNLLLSFMLVLGLATLSAQELNCRIQFNTDKIQGTNKQVFTTLQGALMDFMNNKKWTNASFTQLEKIDCSFVITVKTADLSANTFTCDLQVQSRRPVFNSVYTTSLFNFKDPSFDFSYVESDPLQFTENRSNGNLTAVMAFYAYILLGVDQDSFSPFGGTAYFNKASEIMSQAQSNNLSGWGAFENAKNRYALVSAFTDEASKGFRQMWYTYHRKGLDEMSTNTDKPRAAIAESLTALKTLNSDRPGSVLLSIFSDTKIEEVRDVFSKGLTSEKESVHQILTDVFPAQANRYSSILQ; from the coding sequence ATGAAGCGCAACCTTTTATTATCATTCATGCTGGTGCTGGGTTTGGCAACCCTGTCAGCACAAGAGTTGAATTGCCGGATCCAGTTCAATACAGATAAAATCCAGGGAACCAACAAGCAGGTATTTACGACATTGCAGGGGGCGCTGATGGATTTTATGAATAATAAAAAGTGGACCAATGCCAGTTTCACCCAACTGGAGAAGATCGATTGCAGCTTTGTGATTACTGTAAAAACGGCTGATTTAAGCGCCAATACTTTTACCTGCGATTTGCAGGTGCAGTCGCGTCGTCCGGTGTTTAATTCGGTTTATACCACCTCGTTATTTAACTTCAAGGACCCCTCATTCGATTTTTCCTACGTGGAATCAGACCCGTTGCAGTTTACGGAAAACCGTTCGAATGGTAACCTGACCGCAGTCATGGCATTCTACGCCTATATTTTATTAGGTGTTGACCAGGACAGTTTCTCGCCTTTCGGTGGAACGGCCTATTTCAATAAAGCGAGTGAAATCATGAGTCAGGCTCAGTCCAACAATCTGAGCGGATGGGGCGCATTTGAAAATGCCAAAAACAGATATGCCCTGGTTTCTGCGTTTACAGACGAAGCGTCTAAAGGATTTCGCCAAATGTGGTACACCTACCATCGAAAAGGACTAGACGAGATGAGTACCAATACCGACAAGCCCCGTGCTGCCATTGCCGAATCACTGACTGCGTTAAAAACGCTGAACAGTGACCGTCCTGGATCTGTTTTGCTAAGCATTTTCTCAGATACCAAAATTGAAGAGGTAAGAGATGTTTTTTCAAAAGGATTGACCTCAGAAAAAGAGAGCGTACATCAGATTCTTACTGATGTATTTCCTGCACAGGCCAATCGTTACAGTTCTATTTTACAATAG